The Methanobacterium lacus genome includes a region encoding these proteins:
- a CDS encoding LysR family transcriptional regulator, whose protein sequence is MNYDPKLGMVINGQEFSYKIFETLECIAKTYSQREAAKKLGISHSVLNRRIKESEEKINSKLVETTGAGSGLTENGHDLLNKYKSLMKRLEERKKPVICGGFVSTGLMEALIEEYDLNATVLRTNDMSALELSDKDMVDILALDDPVTAFIYDLDIIPVAYDHLVLVGDSAVNDISDLNGKDFVEIPNSSQRLAWNTMDNMGIDYNIVQTARSPQTALNAVKNNSELFTFLNNSFTEGSDVIKNETKHIVGVVLLNKTNSSLKNFVKFVVGEAHQTIENNGFSRI, encoded by the coding sequence ATGAATTACGATCCCAAACTTGGAATGGTTATAAACGGGCAGGAATTTAGTTACAAAATTTTTGAAACCCTTGAATGTATCGCAAAAACCTATTCCCAGAGGGAAGCTGCTAAAAAACTGGGAATTTCACATTCTGTATTAAACCGAAGAATAAAGGAATCTGAAGAAAAAATTAATTCCAAGTTGGTTGAAACCACAGGAGCAGGTTCTGGTTTAACAGAAAATGGTCATGATCTGTTGAACAAGTATAAAAGTCTGATGAAACGTCTAGAAGAAAGAAAGAAACCAGTAATATGCGGAGGATTTGTTTCAACAGGATTGATGGAAGCATTGATAGAAGAATACGATCTGAATGCTACTGTGCTACGTACCAATGATATGAGCGCCCTCGAACTTTCAGATAAAGACATGGTGGACATTTTAGCACTGGATGATCCTGTAACTGCATTTATCTATGATCTAGACATCATTCCAGTAGCCTACGATCATCTAGTTCTGGTGGGTGATTCTGCAGTCAATGATATTTCTGATTTAAATGGTAAGGATTTCGTTGAGATTCCCAACTCTTCACAGAGACTCGCATGGAACACAATGGACAACATGGGTATTGATTACAACATTGTCCAAACTGCAAGATCGCCACAAACAGCATTGAACGCTGTTAAAAACAATAGCGAACTGTTTACTTTCTTAAACAACAGCTTCACCGAAGGTTCTGACGTGATAAAAAATGAAACTAAACACATCGTAGGTGTTGTTCTACTCAACAAAACAAACAGCTCCCTAAAAAATTTCGTAAAATTTGTTGTTGGAGAAGCTCATCAAACTATTGAGAACAATGGTTTTTCAAGAATATAA
- the hxlB gene encoding 6-phospho-3-hexuloisomerase — protein MIINDAIEEIIENVMAVSAETDEEHVNDMMDILTSSKNVFLLGQGRSGLVARAFAMRLMHLGISVYVVGETITPAIGEEDCLLAISGSGETSYIISTAMIAKKRGAKIVAVTSYEKSTLGTISDLIMHIKGRTKVDSEKNYIKRQMNGKHLSLSPLGTLFEVSTLIFLDALIAQLMDKMGKTEDDLKKRHTVLE, from the coding sequence ATGATTATTAACGATGCAATTGAAGAAATAATAGAAAATGTAATGGCTGTGTCGGCTGAAACAGACGAAGAGCATGTAAATGATATGATGGATATTTTGACATCCTCTAAGAATGTTTTCCTCCTTGGACAGGGCAGGTCGGGTCTCGTTGCCAGGGCTTTTGCCATGCGTTTAATGCACCTTGGAATAAGTGTTTATGTGGTTGGAGAAACAATAACTCCCGCAATAGGCGAAGAAGATTGTCTCTTAGCAATTTCAGGTTCTGGAGAAACCAGCTACATAATAAGCACAGCGATGATCGCTAAAAAGAGAGGTGCAAAAATAGTTGCAGTAACATCATATGAAAAATCCACTCTTGGAACAATATCAGACCTTATAATGCACATAAAGGGACGTACAAAAGTAGATTCCGAAAAAAATTATATAAAAAGGCAAATGAATGGTAAACACTTATCATTATCCCCTCTGGGAACTTTGTTTGAAGTGTCCACCCTAATATTCTTAGATGCCCTAATTGCTCAACTCATGGATAAAATGGGTAAAACTGAAGATGATCTCAAAAAGAGACACACAGTTTTGGAATAA
- the fdhD gene encoding formate dehydrogenase accessory sulfurtransferase FdhD: MEMFKEVKAVRFEGKPSEVIETIVNDEDIEITINNSVSRRFSISPNSLKEFTVGYLLGEGLAGSVDNITNINIDGKTIKAEIDLEDFDIRKELVVGSDCFGGWRTKIEFVGQVESEFSVESNDLIDAFGKLKKKAEVWQKTGGTHVAGLVSGDDFIAIEDVSRHVAVDKVIGAGAIAKFDFSKSFIVYSGRMPADMLIKIARVGIPIIASNAAPTSSGIAVADEARVTMVGFVRGKRFNIYTHPHRIIL, encoded by the coding sequence ATGGAAATGTTTAAAGAAGTTAAAGCTGTTAGATTTGAAGGGAAACCCTCCGAAGTAATAGAAACCATTGTTAACGATGAAGATATTGAGATAACAATCAACAACAGTGTTTCAAGAAGATTTTCAATAAGTCCCAATTCCCTGAAGGAATTTACAGTGGGTTACCTCCTTGGTGAAGGTCTGGCTGGATCAGTGGACAACATAACCAACATCAATATTGATGGCAAAACAATCAAGGCTGAGATCGATCTGGAAGATTTTGATATTAGAAAAGAATTAGTTGTTGGATCAGATTGTTTTGGTGGCTGGAGAACTAAAATAGAATTTGTTGGACAAGTTGAATCTGAATTCAGTGTTGAGAGTAATGATTTGATAGATGCCTTTGGAAAATTAAAGAAAAAAGCTGAAGTCTGGCAGAAAACTGGGGGAACTCATGTTGCAGGGCTCGTTTCTGGTGATGATTTCATTGCTATTGAGGATGTGAGCAGGCATGTGGCAGTTGACAAAGTAATTGGTGCCGGTGCAATTGCAAAATTTGATTTTTCTAAGAGTTTCATTGTTTACAGTGGAAGAATGCCTGCAGACATGCTCATAAAGATTGCGAGAGTGGGAATTCCAATTATTGCATCAAATGCCGCTCCTACATCATCGGGAATTGCTGTGGCAGATGAAGCAAGAGTTACCATGGTGGGATTTGTGAGGGGAAAGAGGTTCAATATTTACACCCATCCCCACAGGATAATTCTTTAA
- the nuoE gene encoding NADH-quinone oxidoreductase subunit NuoE: MTKTLNEILSTYEGTKSELIPLLQDVQANLGYLSEESIKDVSKFTGVSESEIYGVATFYTQFRFTPVGKKHIMVCKGTACHVKGAPQIIEGIERHLGIKEGEVTFDMEYSLESVGCLGCCALAPCAMINDDVESNMTLKDVKKIFRRIERQSKSDGEN, translated from the coding sequence ATGACTAAAACTTTAAATGAAATTTTATCTACATATGAAGGGACTAAATCAGAATTAATACCTCTTCTTCAGGATGTTCAGGCTAATTTAGGATATTTATCAGAAGAATCAATAAAAGATGTTTCTAAATTTACAGGGGTTTCAGAAAGTGAAATATATGGGGTTGCAACATTTTACACGCAGTTCAGATTTACTCCTGTGGGAAAGAAACATATCATGGTTTGCAAGGGAACCGCATGTCATGTTAAGGGTGCCCCTCAAATTATTGAGGGAATTGAAAGACATTTGGGCATAAAAGAAGGCGAAGTAACATTTGACATGGAATATTCACTGGAATCTGTCGGATGTTTAGGATGCTGCGCCCTGGCACCATGTGCAATGATAAATGATGATGTAGAATCAAACATGACTCTGAAGGATGTTAAGAAGATTTTTCGAAGGATTGAAAGACAATCCAAATCAGATGGCGAAAATTAG
- a CDS encoding carboxymuconolactone decarboxylase family protein: protein MSDKSEKGLPKHYVSIRERFEEYGSAISDLGRTVRENGPIDEKNSQLIQLAASAAIRSEGAVHSHGKQALQNGASPDEVYQTLLLLTSTIGFPNVAAAISWIDDLFED from the coding sequence TTGTCAGATAAATCAGAAAAGGGATTACCAAAACATTATGTAAGTATCAGAGAAAGATTTGAAGAGTATGGTTCAGCTATAAGTGATTTAGGAAGGACAGTGCGTGAAAATGGACCTATAGATGAGAAAAATTCGCAGCTGATACAACTTGCAGCTTCAGCTGCTATCAGATCTGAAGGGGCTGTGCACAGTCATGGAAAACAGGCACTGCAAAATGGAGCATCACCCGATGAAGTTTATCAAACTTTGCTTCTACTAACCAGCACAATTGGATTTCCAAATGTTGCAGCAGCCATATCCTGGATAGATGACCTCTTCGAAGATTGA